Proteins co-encoded in one Pocillopora verrucosa isolate sample1 chromosome 1, ASM3666991v2, whole genome shotgun sequence genomic window:
- the LOC131786084 gene encoding synaptotagmin-C-like, with amino-acid sequence MLYLTEEAKLGIVSGAIAILILMVVCMVCKLSRLHKQPAYKDSSYLKTTADKNTAAKVSVIPFPSFAAECSECELEKRNKMNGEIELQTSQRLSPPKNKGRIKFSMVYQNEIQTLLLTIIEASQLVGKDFWDSVDTYVKVRLQPDEEGILKGQTDVFRKSTNPKFGESYEFNMSLQDVENSILHLSVWEIDKYSRHHIIGEVQVELGHVLKADESVAFDKELRSFQKTKANLGEILFSLSYMPTAERMSIVLMKARNLSPPLSDWNTESKPINPFIKVVLLFDGKKVKKKKTSTRKQEPNPVYNECMMFDVPPDLLHRVLFVISVADAKSDSTRSDVIGRVVIGSATTGESLRHWHQMLISPRRPVAAWHRHHMGITTLTNRTVKHNKSDKEDSKEPKTSSAVKATTTTTTTTTTTTTTTLATTTPTVKPPKRMTPVPKEASFEGIPWWAVFAAVGLALLIAGICCYCVCYRQCCKRKKKDEKKAIKEKVDLKAIQMLAASYQEKVQPSVDELDYNSDEFQSDGSSGVKIGRIHFTLDYSFNDNCLTVGVVEAQDVPAKDFSGTSDPYARVMLLPDRKKKFDTKVHRKTLNPVFKETFVFKNIPYSDITNRTLCIELYDFDRFSRHDIIGDAKLPLIDVDLATSIDEWRALIPPSSSGGLTGHSKSELGQLCFSLRYVPAAGKLQVVILEAKDLKSMDVSGFSDPYVKIALIQDGRKLKKKKTTVKKRTLNPYFNENFSFQVPFENIEQTSLIISVLDYDRVGRSEVIGKCVVGELSTGPDQQHWTDMLASPRRAIAQWHTLHN; translated from the exons ATGCTTTATTTAACCGAAGAAGCTAAGCTTGGTATAGTGAGCGGGGCAATAGCGATCCTTATTCTTATGGTCGTTTGCATGGTCTGCAAGCTAAGTCGACTCCACAAACAGCCAGCGTACAAAGACTCGTCGTACCTCAAGACTACTGCTGACAAGAATACTGCTGCAAAAGTATCTGTCATCCCATTCCCAAGTTTTGCTGCTGAATGCAGCGAGTGTgaactggaaaaaagaaataaaatgaacgGAGAAATAGAGCTGCAAACTTCCCAAAGGCTAAGTCCGccaaaaaataaaggaagaattaaattttctatggtttatcaaaatgaaatacaaacTCTTTTGTTGACTATCATCGAGGCAAGCCAGCTGGTCGGAAAAGACTTCTGGGATAGTGTAGATACCTACGTAAAAGTGAGGCTTCAACCAGATGAAGAAGGAATTTTGAAGGGACAGACGGACGTCTTCAGGAAATCCACAAATCCAAAATTTGGAGAGAGTTATGAGTTTAACATGTCATTACAAGATGTGGAAAATTCCATTCTTCATTTATCTGTTTGGGAAATTGACAAGTACTCCCGGCATCACATAATCGGAGAGGTTCAAGTTGAACTTGGCCATGTGCTCAAGGCAGATGAGTCTGTTGCCTTTGATAAGGAGCTGAGGTCATTTCAAAAG ACAAAAGCCAATCTGGGGGAGATTTTATTCTCCCTCAGCTATATGCCAACTGCTGAGAGAATGTCAATAGTATTAATGAAGGCCAGAAACCTTAGTCCACCACTCAGCGACTGGAACACTGAGTCAAAACCAATCA ATCCATTCATCAAAGTTGTTCTTTTATTCGATGgcaaaaaagtgaagaaaaagaaaacgtccACAAGGAAACAGGAGCCTAATCCTGTTTATAATGAGTGTATGATGTTTGACGTCCCCCCAGACCTCCTCCACAGGGTTCTGTTTGTCATATCAGTAGCTGACGCTAAATCAGACTCCACAAGAAGTGACGTAATTGGTCGAGTGGTAATAGGCTCAGCTACCACTGGAGAATCCCTCAGGCACTGGCATCAAATGTTGATATCGCCGCGGAGGCCTGTCGCGGCCTGGCACCGAC ATCATATGGGAATTACAACACTTACCAACCGAACTGTGAAACACAACAAAAGTGACAAAGAAGACAGCAAAGAGCCAAAGACAAGTTCAGCAGTAAAAGCAACCACTACAACTActaccaccaccaccaccacaacaacaactactTTAGCCACTACAACACCTACAGTAAAGCCGCCAAAAAGAATGACTCCAGTGCCTAAGGAAGCATCTTTTGAAGGAA TACCATGGTGGGCAGTATTTGCAGCTGTTGGGTTAGCACTCCTTATAGCTGGCATTTGCTGTTATTGTGTCTGCTACCGTCAATgttgcaaaaggaaaaagaaggatGAGAAAAAAGCCATAAAGGAAAAAGTTGACCTTAAAGCCATACAAATGTTGGCAGCCAGCTACCAAGAGAAAGTTCAGCCATCTGTAGATGAGTTAGATTACAACAGTGATGAATTCCAGTCTGATGGTAGCTCAGGAGTAAAAATag GTCGCATTCACTTCACCCTTGACTATAGCTTCAATGATAACTGTCTCACAGTTGGAGTAGTAGAAGCTCAGGATGTCCCTGCTAAAGATTTCAGTGGAACATCTGATCCATATGCAAGAGTTATGCTGTTACCCgacaggaaaaagaaatttgatactaaG gtTCACCGGAAGACTCTAAATCCAGTTTTCAaggaaacatttgttttcaagaatATTCCATACAGTGACATAACAAACAGAACTCTTTGTATAGAGTTGTATGACTTTGATCGGTTCTCTAGACATGATATCATTGGAGACGCCAAGCTCCCTCTTATTGATGTAGATTTAGCAACTAGCATTGACGAATGGCGAGCTTTAATTCCACCATCATCTTCAGGAGGACTTACTGGG CATTCCAAGTCTGAACTAGGACAGCTTTGTTTCTCATTGCGTTATGTCCCTGCTGCTGGTAAACTTCAAGTAGTAATATTAGAAGCTAAAGATCTTAAAAGTATGGATGTATCAGGTTTTTCAG ATCCTTATGTCAAAATAGCCTTGATTCAAGATGGACGGAAACtcaagaagaaaaagacaacCGTCAAGAAGAGAACACTTAACCCTTACTTCAATGAGAACTTTAGTTTTCAAGTTCCCTTTGAGAACATAGAGCAAACATCTTTGATAATCTCTGTGTTGGACTATGATCGTGTTGGTCGCAGCGAAGTCATTGGAAAATGTGTTGTAGGTGAATTATCAACAGGTCCAGATCAGCAACACTGGACAGACATGCTGGCATCGCCACGGAGAGCAATTGCACAGTGGCACACTTTACATAATTAA